One Desulfovibrio sp. UIB00 DNA window includes the following coding sequences:
- a CDS encoding sirohydrochlorin cobaltochelatase, with protein MRHAILLVAFGASSPQGQNALKGFDALVRQRYPGIPVRWAYTSLLLRERMAQARQKSDSVFKAVCRLGLERFEAVAVQPLQTIPGQEHGDVRAMVEEAAEHEHLLCRVGAPLLATADDVRATARALVRHLPAERNVDEDVVFMGHGAEHEAVARYVDLASAVHELDSRVHVGAMNGAVTLESILPNLASRRVWLMPLLSVVGRHALEDMAGENGHSWRSRIEAQGHQCLPVLMGTAEYADVAEIWLRHLEDAVQSLAAGWEKR; from the coding sequence ATGAGACACGCTATTCTTCTGGTCGCCTTTGGCGCAAGCAGCCCGCAGGGGCAGAACGCCCTCAAAGGATTTGACGCCCTTGTGCGCCAGCGTTATCCCGGTATTCCGGTACGCTGGGCCTACACTTCGCTGCTCTTGCGCGAGCGCATGGCGCAGGCCCGCCAGAAGAGCGATTCCGTGTTCAAGGCGGTCTGCCGTCTTGGGCTTGAGCGGTTCGAGGCCGTGGCGGTGCAGCCCTTGCAGACCATCCCCGGTCAGGAGCATGGTGATGTGCGTGCCATGGTTGAAGAGGCCGCCGAACACGAGCATCTGCTCTGCCGGGTTGGGGCGCCCCTGCTGGCCACAGCGGACGATGTGCGCGCGACGGCGCGGGCGCTGGTGCGGCATCTGCCCGCAGAGCGCAACGTGGATGAAGACGTGGTCTTTATGGGGCACGGCGCGGAACACGAGGCGGTTGCCCGCTATGTGGATCTGGCCAGCGCCGTGCACGAGCTTGACAGCCGCGTGCATGTGGGGGCCATGAACGGCGCTGTGACGCTTGAAAGTATTTTGCCCAATCTCGCTTCACGCCGGGTATGGCTTATGCCGCTTTTGTCGGTGGTGGGCCGCCATGCTCTGGAGGACATGGCGGGCGAGAACGGGCACAGTTGGCGCAGTCGCATTGAGGCCCAAGGGCACCAATGCCTGCCCGTGCTCATGGGGACGGCTGAATACGCCGATGTGGCTGAAATATGGCTGCGGCATCTTGAGGATGCCGTGCAATCCCTTGCCGCTGGCTGGGAGAAGAGGTGA
- a CDS encoding Crp/Fnr family transcriptional regulator — MDTFWHLEKEDFFKGIDEAKSAFLKNAQRLELSKNEMVFLEGDAGDSCFYIESGLIRIFCMDRAGKEMTFSLRMKGEIFGISEVLNNSPRKASAQTASASVLYAINRQDFESMLQEHYPLARSVITLLGRRLRQMGDLVRRQNSDVANRLASLLISLAYETLRTTEGWNKPCEIPLSIPQEQLASMVGSTQPTVSATLQQFRNAGLIVGSGRRIVLLNPIEMIYRLDHNLL, encoded by the coding sequence ATGGACACATTCTGGCATCTGGAAAAGGAAGACTTTTTCAAGGGCATTGACGAGGCCAAGAGCGCCTTTTTAAAAAACGCCCAGCGCCTTGAACTGTCCAAGAATGAGATGGTCTTTCTTGAAGGTGACGCGGGAGACTCCTGCTTTTATATAGAATCCGGCCTGATACGCATCTTCTGTATGGACCGCGCAGGCAAGGAAATGACCTTCTCGCTGCGCATGAAGGGCGAAATATTCGGCATTTCAGAAGTGCTGAACAATTCCCCGCGCAAGGCAAGCGCGCAGACGGCCAGCGCATCCGTGCTGTACGCCATCAACCGGCAGGATTTTGAAAGCATGCTTCAAGAGCATTATCCGCTGGCGCGCAGCGTCATTACCCTGCTTGGGCGCAGACTGCGCCAGATGGGCGACCTGGTGCGCCGCCAGAACAGCGACGTTGCCAACCGGCTGGCAAGCCTGCTCATTTCTCTGGCCTACGAAACCCTGCGCACAACTGAGGGCTGGAACAAGCCCTGCGAAATCCCGCTGAGCATTCCCCAGGAACAGTTGGCCTCCATGGTCGGCTCCACCCAGCCCACAGTCAGCGCCACCTTACAGCAGTTTCGTAATGCAGGGCTTATTGTTGGCTCGGGCAGGCGCATTGTGCTGCTCAATCCCATTGAAATGATCTACCGCCTCGACCACAACCTGCTGTAG
- a CDS encoding 4Fe-4S dicluster domain-containing protein: MPPKIDTHKCNGCNGREETHCEEICPGDLMALNPATGKAYLRAARDCWDCMSCIKACPAGALEIKMPYQLGYFKATLRPIMGSNFIIWKCRDINGQEQTYRYVNRLDKA, encoded by the coding sequence ATGCCGCCAAAAATCGACACGCACAAATGCAACGGCTGTAACGGGCGCGAAGAAACCCATTGCGAAGAAATCTGCCCCGGCGATCTCATGGCTCTGAACCCCGCCACGGGCAAGGCCTACTTGCGGGCCGCCCGCGACTGCTGGGACTGCATGTCCTGCATCAAGGCCTGCCCTGCAGGCGCGCTTGAAATCAAGATGCCCTACCAGTTGGGCTACTTCAAGGCCACGTTGCGCCCCATCATGGGCTCCAACTTCATTATCTGGAAGTGCCGCGACATCAACGGGCAGGAACAGACCTACCGCTATGTGAACAGGCTGGACAAGGCCTGA
- a CDS encoding adenylyl-sulfate reductase subunit alpha, whose amino-acid sequence MARIKTTHAVDFRPTSLNDIETVEVTADLLIIGGGNAGCFVATETARLNPAAKIVIVEKADIMRSGACSAGMDAINTYIPPNKTPEDLVRWSRSQVGGGPLREDLALSNAQELNECVEDLERWGLPILRDEQGNIRYRGKWDISIHGEQLKPIMAEKALETGADVYNRVAATGLLVHNGRCTGATGFGVRDGKFYVFRARATVVSTGGAGTLYKSYTADSTDSGSQIWMCPYCVGSGYAMGLRQGAELSSLEQRWVATRTKDFCGPVDTISVGYGAPIINSLGERVMSRYASLGGDAAPRYIRANAPMEEWLAGRGPCFCDTTNMTPEKTKAMMEDYLNERPSFVLFLASRGQDPSKEPIEIFGSDPYIMGGHTGGGYWVDMERMTTLPGLFAAGETAGGNPNKFVGGCCAEGKLAARGALAYMAVADAPELDAAQIAQEKERVYAPLLTREEEGVSPLEMKERLQRLMDEYAGGSSQFYRVNEQQLDYALRHIKILQSQFKHLRAKDLHDLMQANETMDRVDVAEAVVHHLKARKETRWAGWQTRSDYPQRDDENFDCFVESRRDPATGEMTTFTRPYEQLLPGDRYKP is encoded by the coding sequence ATGGCACGCATAAAAACAACACATGCGGTCGATTTTCGGCCAACCAGCCTGAACGATATTGAAACCGTCGAGGTAACCGCCGACCTGTTGATCATCGGCGGCGGCAATGCCGGTTGCTTTGTGGCAACGGAAACCGCGCGTCTCAACCCCGCAGCCAAGATCGTTATTGTGGAAAAGGCCGACATCATGCGTTCCGGCGCGTGTTCTGCCGGCATGGACGCCATCAACACCTATATTCCGCCCAACAAGACGCCCGAAGACCTCGTGCGCTGGAGCCGCTCGCAGGTTGGCGGCGGCCCCCTGCGCGAAGACCTGGCCCTCTCCAACGCTCAGGAACTCAACGAATGCGTTGAAGACCTGGAGCGCTGGGGCTTGCCCATTCTCCGCGATGAGCAGGGCAACATCCGCTACCGTGGCAAGTGGGATATTTCCATCCACGGCGAGCAGCTCAAGCCCATCATGGCAGAAAAAGCCCTTGAAACCGGCGCGGATGTCTACAACCGCGTGGCGGCAACGGGCCTGCTGGTGCACAATGGCCGCTGCACAGGGGCCACGGGCTTTGGCGTGCGCGACGGCAAGTTCTACGTGTTCCGCGCACGGGCCACTGTGGTGAGCACCGGCGGCGCGGGCACGCTTTACAAGTCCTACACCGCCGATTCCACCGACAGCGGTTCGCAAATCTGGATGTGCCCCTACTGCGTTGGTTCCGGCTACGCCATGGGCCTGCGCCAGGGCGCGGAACTCAGCAGTCTTGAGCAGCGCTGGGTCGCCACGCGCACCAAAGATTTTTGCGGCCCGGTGGATACCATCTCCGTGGGTTACGGCGCGCCCATCATCAACTCCTTGGGCGAGCGCGTCATGAGCCGCTACGCAAGCCTTGGCGGCGATGCGGCCCCGCGCTACATCCGCGCCAACGCTCCCATGGAGGAATGGCTGGCTGGTCGCGGCCCCTGCTTCTGCGACACCACCAACATGACCCCGGAAAAAACCAAGGCCATGATGGAAGACTACCTCAACGAGCGTCCTTCCTTCGTGCTCTTCCTCGCCAGCCGTGGGCAGGATCCGTCCAAGGAACCCATCGAAATCTTCGGTTCCGATCCCTACATCATGGGCGGGCACACAGGCGGCGGCTATTGGGTGGACATGGAACGCATGACAACCCTGCCCGGCCTGTTTGCAGCGGGCGAAACCGCAGGCGGCAACCCCAACAAGTTTGTGGGCGGCTGCTGCGCCGAGGGCAAACTGGCCGCGCGCGGCGCTCTTGCATATATGGCCGTTGCCGATGCGCCGGAGCTTGATGCCGCCCAGATCGCGCAGGAAAAGGAACGCGTGTACGCTCCCCTGCTCACGCGCGAAGAAGAAGGCGTAAGCCCGCTGGAAATGAAGGAACGTCTGCAAAGGCTTATGGATGAATACGCTGGCGGTTCCAGCCAGTTTTATCGCGTCAACGAGCAGCAGCTTGATTACGCCCTGCGGCACATCAAGATTCTGCAAAGCCAGTTCAAGCATCTGCGCGCCAAGGATCTGCACGACCTCATGCAGGCCAACGAAACCATGGATCGCGTGGACGTGGCCGAAGCCGTGGTGCACCACCTCAAGGCCCGCAAGGAAACCCGCTGGGCTGGCTGGCAGACCCGCTCGGACTACCCCCAGCGCGACGATGAAAACTTTGACTGCTTTGTGGAGTCGCGCCGCGATCCCGCCACAGGAGAAATGACAACCTTTACCCGTCCCTACGAGCAGTTGCTGCCCGGCGACAGGTACAAGCCCTAA
- a CDS encoding DASS family sodium-coupled anion symporter, which translates to MTQVSSAAGRSFLGYLCENIRNRGKNPLRAFTGFALAWVAFFLLWTVIPAFDGLTHNGMAVLGIVVWASIMWVSEAMPAGVTGISIPTMLLITQALPWNNGKPPMATIFAGFTDHVIWLCLFAFMVAAVMQLIGLDRRIALGILARFKASSVCRVIWGMFFVNIVLGFLVPAANARAATLLPVVQGICNLLGDTPEERAAKKALVIQSLVYGSMICGMFIMTAHLPNMILVGIFEKNGFTNINFLNWMLLQFPYLGMFVLTNWWTRYYFKTNCVSIAGGSATIEKSYKELGPMSMAEKTLLGIFLLVGFMFVTGKGSFIYELHRQPLGVIGLVGMMVLFAPGMMPCSWKAVQQKTIWGTFLLLGGAMTMTTAMTQAGVAQWLADHIHSMVVGMNWWQTVLTMMVGTHIIRLGMLSNVAAVAMLAPVVFAMAPKLGLHPVAFTLLVCDTDTFAYLLPTQITAAVIAHSTETFSTADYAKVGSVAVLIAIAYGVCVMAPWYALLGMPVWNPAAAWPF; encoded by the coding sequence ATGACTCAGGTTTCTTCCGCCGCAGGGCGGTCTTTTTTGGGCTATCTTTGTGAAAATATTCGTAATAGGGGCAAAAATCCCCTGCGCGCTTTCACGGGTTTTGCCCTGGCATGGGTTGCGTTTTTTCTGCTGTGGACTGTGATTCCCGCTTTTGACGGGCTGACGCACAACGGCATGGCCGTTCTCGGCATTGTGGTATGGGCCAGCATCATGTGGGTCAGCGAGGCCATGCCCGCAGGCGTGACTGGTATTTCCATTCCCACCATGCTGCTGATCACCCAGGCTCTGCCCTGGAACAACGGCAAGCCGCCCATGGCTACCATCTTTGCCGGATTCACCGACCACGTTATCTGGCTGTGCCTGTTTGCCTTTATGGTGGCAGCGGTCATGCAGCTCATTGGCCTTGACCGCCGCATCGCTCTGGGCATTCTGGCCCGCTTCAAGGCTTCGTCCGTATGCCGGGTTATCTGGGGCATGTTTTTTGTAAATATTGTTCTGGGCTTTCTGGTGCCTGCGGCAAACGCCCGCGCCGCCACCCTGCTGCCCGTGGTGCAGGGCATCTGCAATCTGCTGGGTGATACGCCCGAAGAACGCGCCGCAAAAAAGGCCCTTGTCATCCAGTCTCTGGTTTACGGCTCCATGATCTGCGGCATGTTCATCATGACCGCCCACCTGCCCAACATGATTCTGGTGGGTATTTTTGAAAAAAACGGCTTCACCAACATCAACTTTCTCAACTGGATGCTCCTGCAGTTCCCGTATCTGGGGATGTTTGTGCTGACCAACTGGTGGACGCGCTACTACTTCAAGACCAACTGCGTTTCCATTGCGGGCGGCTCCGCCACCATTGAAAAAAGCTACAAGGAACTTGGCCCCATGAGCATGGCGGAAAAAACCCTGCTGGGCATTTTTCTGCTGGTCGGATTCATGTTTGTGACGGGCAAGGGCAGCTTTATTTATGAACTGCACCGCCAGCCTTTGGGCGTTATCGGTCTTGTTGGTATGATGGTGCTGTTTGCCCCCGGCATGATGCCCTGCTCATGGAAGGCCGTGCAGCAAAAGACCATCTGGGGCACATTCTTGCTGCTGGGCGGCGCAATGACCATGACCACCGCCATGACCCAGGCTGGCGTGGCACAGTGGCTTGCCGACCACATCCACAGCATGGTTGTGGGTATGAACTGGTGGCAGACCGTGCTGACCATGATGGTGGGCACGCACATTATCCGCCTTGGCATGCTCTCCAACGTGGCTGCCGTGGCCATGCTTGCCCCGGTGGTATTTGCCATGGCGCCCAAGCTTGGGCTGCACCCTGTGGCCTTTACCCTGCTGGTTTGCGATACCGACACCTTCGCCTACCTGCTGCCCACGCAGATTACCGCCGCAGTCATTGCGCACAGCACAGAAACCTTCTCCACAGCTGACTACGCCAAGGTGGGTTCTGTGGCCGTGCTTATCGCTATCGCCTACGGCGTCTGCGTCATGGCCCCCTGGTACGCGCTGCTCGGCATGCCCGTGTGGAACCCCGCCGCAGCCTGGCCTTTTTAA
- a CDS encoding menaquinone biosynthesis protein, with protein MTEQKKTPPVLRMGRIGYLNVLPIYHPLEAGILPHDYELVSGPPALLNTMMARGELHVSSCSCFEYASRPERYQLVEDLSIGSHGPVMSVLLLSRVPFDQLEGQEILISGETHTSVALLRLIMRDRFKLNVTFTTGQVTPALRGKNPPVAFLAIGDEALRLRNHPEYPHRLDLAEAWRDWTGLPFIFGLWVVSRAAAEAKLFTSDPGALLRQGRDWGLEHMDVILDLTAHGCPLSREELAFYYSKGLVYTLGEEEQRGLSLFYQMLADAGMIAKAPALEFFKL; from the coding sequence ATGACCGAGCAAAAGAAAACTCCCCCTGTACTGCGCATGGGCCGCATTGGCTATCTCAATGTACTGCCCATCTATCACCCGCTTGAAGCCGGTATTCTACCCCACGATTACGAGCTTGTTTCCGGCCCGCCAGCCCTGCTCAACACCATGATGGCGCGCGGCGAACTGCACGTTTCGTCCTGCTCGTGTTTTGAATACGCCAGCCGCCCGGAGCGCTACCAGCTTGTGGAAGACCTCTCCATAGGCTCCCACGGCCCGGTCATGAGCGTACTGCTGCTCTCACGCGTGCCCTTTGATCAGCTTGAGGGGCAGGAAATCCTCATCAGCGGCGAAACACATACCTCGGTGGCCCTGCTGCGCCTCATCATGCGCGACAGGTTCAAGCTCAACGTCACATTCACCACCGGGCAGGTGACCCCGGCCCTGCGCGGCAAAAACCCGCCCGTGGCCTTTCTGGCCATTGGCGATGAAGCCCTGCGCCTGCGCAACCATCCCGAGTATCCGCACCGTCTTGATCTGGCTGAGGCGTGGCGCGACTGGACGGGCCTGCCCTTTATTTTTGGCCTGTGGGTGGTCAGCCGCGCCGCCGCCGAGGCAAAACTCTTTACCAGCGACCCCGGCGCGCTGCTGCGGCAGGGCCGCGACTGGGGCCTTGAGCACATGGACGTCATCCTCGACCTCACGGCCCATGGCTGCCCCCTCTCGCGCGAGGAGCTGGCCTTCTACTACAGCAAGGGTCTTGTTTACACACTGGGCGAAGAAGAACAGCGCGGCTTGAGCCTTTTTTATCAAATGCTGGCAGATGCGGGCATGATCGCCAAGGCTCCGGCTCTGGAGTTTTTCAAACTGTAA
- the mqnC gene encoding cyclic dehypoxanthinyl futalosine synthase, with product MRQAAALAASGQRLDRAAAEALYYKASLHTLAQLAHARRLRLHPEPIVTYVGDRNINYSNVCVCACRFCAFFRAPDQDGGYIISREEMAQKIEETLALGGTQVLLQGGHHPDLPLEWYEDLLRWMRATWPQLHIHAFSPPEIFFWAEKFGLSVTEVLRRLKEAGLQSLPGGGAEILHTGVRAQVSPNKCTAEQWLGVMEEAHKLGLRTTATMMFGHEEEPAHRLDHLFAVREVQDRTHGFTAFIPWTFQPAHTRIDVDPLPAPAYLRLLAVSRLVLDNIANIQASWVTMGPQVAQLALFYGANDFGSLMIEENVVAAAGVSFHMNRSDIHKVIRTAGFTPVQRTMDYTPVVPQPEA from the coding sequence GTGCGCCAGGCCGCAGCCCTTGCCGCCAGTGGTCAGCGCCTTGACCGCGCTGCCGCCGAAGCCCTGTACTACAAGGCCAGCCTGCACACGCTTGCTCAACTGGCCCACGCCAGGCGTCTGCGCCTGCACCCGGAACCCATTGTCACCTACGTGGGCGACCGCAACATCAACTATTCCAACGTGTGCGTGTGCGCCTGCCGCTTCTGCGCCTTTTTCCGCGCGCCAGATCAGGACGGCGGCTACATTATCAGCCGAGAGGAAATGGCGCAGAAAATCGAGGAAACCCTTGCCCTCGGCGGTACCCAGGTGCTGCTCCAGGGCGGACACCACCCCGACCTGCCGCTGGAGTGGTACGAAGACCTGCTGCGCTGGATGCGGGCCACATGGCCGCAACTGCACATCCACGCCTTTTCACCGCCGGAGATTTTCTTCTGGGCCGAGAAATTCGGCCTTTCCGTAACGGAAGTGCTGCGCCGTCTGAAAGAAGCTGGCCTGCAATCTCTACCCGGCGGTGGGGCGGAGATTCTGCACACGGGCGTACGCGCCCAGGTTTCGCCCAACAAATGCACTGCCGAGCAGTGGCTCGGCGTTATGGAAGAAGCCCACAAGCTGGGCCTGCGCACCACCGCAACCATGATGTTCGGCCATGAGGAAGAACCCGCTCACAGGCTGGATCACCTCTTTGCCGTGCGCGAGGTGCAGGACCGCACCCATGGCTTCACGGCCTTTATTCCCTGGACATTCCAGCCAGCGCACACGCGCATCGACGTCGACCCGCTGCCCGCGCCCGCTTACCTGCGCCTACTGGCAGTCTCGCGTCTGGTGCTGGACAATATCGCCAACATCCAGGCCTCTTGGGTGACCATGGGACCGCAGGTGGCCCAACTGGCCCTGTTCTACGGCGCCAACGACTTCGGCTCGCTGATGATTGAAGAAAACGTGGTGGCCGCAGCCGGGGTTTCCTTCCACATGAACCGCAGCGACATCCACAAGGTCATCCGCACGGCGGGCTTTACCCCTGTGCAGCGCACCATGGATTACACGCCCGTGGTTCCCCAGCCTGAAGCGTAA